The Natrinema salaciae genome includes a window with the following:
- a CDS encoding ABC transporter permease, with protein MSGTQSSLPGPVARLWEPLRGRSRSRRALLLMAPLLIFELLLFVAPFLILVRISLTSGSSDLRYAPGTWSLEGYAEVFTNGVLLDPVVYSFGMGLAATATAVVIAVCYAYAIWRAEGFVESALLFSVVLPLLTTLVIKTYAFWPLLSPNGTLNDLLLSLHLVSEPVQFVPGTVGVVVGQVYIVLPYAVLAIYSVLSTMDWGIVEAARDLGASRPRSVLEVVVPQAMPGIIVATVISFAWSVGAYAAPGLLGGGANRTFAIEVEQRLLSNLQWELATAYAVVMLLLMFGSVAAITAVLNHFGGEFEYA; from the coding sequence ATGTCCGGAACGCAATCGTCGCTGCCGGGACCGGTCGCCCGACTCTGGGAGCCGCTCCGGGGCCGCTCGCGGTCGAGGCGGGCGCTGTTGTTGATGGCACCGCTGCTGATCTTCGAGCTGTTGCTCTTCGTCGCCCCATTCCTGATTCTGGTCCGGATCAGCCTCACGTCGGGCTCGTCGGACCTGCGGTACGCGCCGGGGACCTGGTCGCTGGAGGGGTACGCGGAAGTGTTCACCAACGGCGTGTTGCTCGATCCCGTCGTCTACTCGTTCGGGATGGGGCTGGCCGCGACGGCGACCGCGGTCGTGATCGCGGTGTGTTACGCCTACGCGATCTGGCGCGCCGAGGGATTCGTCGAGTCGGCGCTGCTGTTCTCGGTCGTCCTGCCGCTGCTGACGACGCTCGTGATCAAGACGTACGCGTTCTGGCCCCTGCTCTCGCCCAACGGGACGCTCAACGACCTCCTCCTGTCGCTACACCTCGTCTCGGAGCCGGTGCAGTTCGTCCCGGGGACGGTCGGCGTGGTCGTCGGCCAGGTCTACATCGTGTTGCCCTACGCCGTGTTAGCGATCTACAGCGTCCTGTCGACGATGGACTGGGGGATCGTCGAAGCCGCCCGCGATCTCGGCGCGAGCCGTCCGCGCTCCGTCCTCGAGGTCGTCGTTCCGCAGGCGATGCCCGGAATCATCGTCGCGACGGTGATCTCGTTCGCCTGGAGCGTGGGCGCTTACGCCGCGCCGGGGCTCCTCGGCGGCGGCGCGAATCGGACGTTCGCGATCGAGGTCGAGCAGCGACTGCTGTCGAACCTCCAGTGGGAGCTCGCGACCGCGTACGCGGTCGTCATGTTGCTCCTGATGTTCGGAAGCGTCGCCGCGATCACCGCCGTCCTCAACCACTTCGGAGGTGAGTTCGAGTATGCATAG
- a CDS encoding histidine kinase N-terminal 7TM domain-containing protein, translating into MAYEFTPVALPYIAATIICIVLLSAIWRHRDRRGAKGFMLDVVGVILLSITVVLQLLSTGESAKLFWWNWRFLAESLMTIGYLLMAIEYTNNEEYITYRTGAVLAAVPILTQFAAWTNGHHGWFYAATIDPTTGFLIPTFEPLYWVYATTMMAYLGIGVYLLVRLFRSLQGFEKQAGILIATILFVVLGLVLWWFTFVTVETLALTSMVKVVGFYFAVDRLQLLDIVPVARTKVIDNMQDAVFVVNAANRIVDVNPSAERLAGNDVAVGDALAETFPSSRITEFDDVSDAQSEISVEIDGETRYFALQISPLTNSRGTQTGRLIVLRDVTQLKNREQELTVLNRIVRHDIRNEMNVITGRSELLDEHIDPAGEEHLELIRESSNHVVELTRVVGDLVETLTTDGDLDLEPVHLGPVVWNQVEKARTSYPHATFDIDGMTTDVTVLGNEMLSSVFTNLLNNAVLHNDAASPHVRVSIEDGDEVVRVRVSDNGPGVPEAQRDEIFGRGQKGLESEGTGIGLYLVDTLVDGYGGDVWVESSDEAGATFAVELPKATDGRSRHASSTEDAEDPRPQRN; encoded by the coding sequence ATGGCATACGAATTCACTCCCGTCGCGCTTCCGTACATCGCCGCCACGATCATCTGTATCGTGTTGTTGAGCGCGATCTGGCGGCATCGCGATCGACGGGGCGCGAAGGGGTTCATGCTCGACGTCGTCGGAGTCATCCTCCTCTCGATTACGGTGGTTCTCCAGCTGTTGTCGACTGGCGAATCGGCGAAGCTCTTCTGGTGGAACTGGCGGTTCCTCGCGGAGTCGCTGATGACGATCGGCTACCTGCTGATGGCGATCGAATACACCAACAACGAAGAGTACATCACGTATCGAACCGGCGCAGTACTCGCCGCCGTGCCGATTCTGACCCAGTTCGCAGCGTGGACGAACGGCCACCACGGCTGGTTCTACGCCGCTACGATCGATCCGACGACCGGATTCCTGATCCCCACGTTCGAACCGCTCTACTGGGTCTACGCCACGACGATGATGGCGTATCTCGGGATCGGCGTCTACCTTCTCGTCCGACTGTTCCGCTCGCTCCAAGGCTTCGAGAAGCAAGCGGGAATCCTCATCGCGACGATCCTGTTCGTCGTTCTCGGGCTGGTCCTCTGGTGGTTCACGTTCGTCACCGTCGAGACGCTCGCCCTGACGAGCATGGTGAAAGTCGTCGGCTTCTACTTCGCGGTCGACCGGTTACAGCTCCTCGATATCGTCCCCGTCGCGCGGACGAAAGTGATCGACAACATGCAGGACGCCGTCTTCGTCGTCAACGCGGCGAACCGAATCGTCGACGTGAACCCGTCGGCCGAACGCCTCGCCGGCAACGACGTGGCGGTCGGCGACGCACTCGCGGAGACGTTCCCCTCGTCCCGAATCACGGAGTTCGACGACGTCTCGGACGCTCAAAGCGAGATTTCCGTCGAGATCGACGGCGAAACCCGTTACTTCGCCCTCCAGATTTCGCCGCTGACGAACTCGCGCGGTACCCAGACGGGCCGGTTGATCGTCCTCCGGGACGTTACGCAGTTGAAAAACCGCGAACAGGAGCTGACCGTCCTCAATCGCATCGTCCGGCACGACATCCGAAACGAGATGAACGTGATCACCGGCCGCAGCGAGCTCCTCGACGAACACATCGATCCCGCGGGGGAGGAACACCTCGAGCTGATCAGGGAGAGCAGCAATCACGTCGTCGAACTGACGCGAGTCGTCGGTGACCTCGTGGAAACGCTGACCACCGACGGCGATCTGGATCTCGAACCGGTTCATCTGGGGCCGGTCGTCTGGAACCAGGTCGAAAAGGCCCGTACCAGTTACCCCCACGCGACGTTCGACATCGACGGGATGACGACGGACGTGACGGTCCTCGGCAACGAGATGCTGTCCTCCGTGTTCACGAACCTCCTCAACAACGCCGTCCTGCACAACGACGCCGCCTCGCCGCACGTGAGAGTCTCGATCGAGGACGGCGACGAGGTCGTTCGCGTCCGCGTCTCCGACAACGGTCCCGGCGTTCCCGAGGCGCAGCGTGACGAAATCTTCGGTCGCGGCCAGAAGGGGCTCGAGAGCGAAGGGACCGGGATCGGGCTCTATCTGGTCGATACGCTGGTCGACGGCTACGGCGGCGACGTGTGGGTCGAATCCAGCGACGAGGCCGGTGCGACGTTCGCAGTCGAACTCCCGAAAGCGACCGACGGCCGGAGCCGTCACGCGTCGTCGACCGAGGACGCCGAGGACCCGCGACCACAGCGGAACTGA
- the nucS gene encoding endonuclease NucS, translated as MTNRESGQRTETLQGPTPTAARDVVADGFDREAIVTVYGRCTVDYDGRASSHLEAGDRHVMLKPDGAALVHTDEGQQPVNWQPPGCDHDVFCEDGTLVLESRRPTPEERLCVRFQEVLQVSAFAGTDETELALVGTEEDLRRRILKEPALLEAEFTPLATERDTPAGAVDIYGEDAAGRAVVVELKRRRVGPDAVSQLRRYVDALERDLHADAAVRGILVAPSVTDRANRLLTEHGLEFVSLEPPAE; from the coding sequence GTGACGAATCGAGAGTCCGGCCAGCGAACGGAAACCCTGCAGGGGCCGACACCGACGGCCGCCCGCGACGTGGTCGCGGACGGATTCGACCGCGAGGCGATCGTGACCGTCTACGGGCGCTGTACCGTCGACTACGACGGACGGGCGTCGAGTCACCTCGAGGCGGGCGATCGACACGTCATGCTCAAGCCCGACGGCGCGGCGCTGGTACACACCGACGAGGGCCAGCAGCCGGTCAACTGGCAGCCGCCGGGCTGCGATCACGATGTCTTCTGCGAGGACGGGACCCTCGTCCTCGAGAGCCGACGGCCGACGCCGGAGGAACGGCTGTGCGTCCGGTTCCAGGAGGTCCTGCAGGTCTCCGCGTTCGCGGGGACCGACGAGACCGAACTCGCCCTGGTCGGCACCGAGGAGGACCTCCGACGGCGGATCCTCAAGGAGCCGGCCCTGCTCGAGGCGGAGTTCACGCCGCTGGCGACCGAACGCGACACGCCCGCGGGCGCGGTCGACATCTACGGCGAGGACGCGGCCGGACGAGCGGTCGTGGTCGAACTGAAGCGCCGCCGGGTCGGCCCCGACGCGGTGAGTCAGCTCCGGCGCTACGTCGACGCCCTCGAGCGCGACCTCCACGCCGACGCCGCCGTTCGCGGCATTCTGGTCGCGCCCTCGGTGACCGACCGCGCGAACCGGCTGCTGACCGAACACGGCCTCGAGTTCGTCTCGCTAGAGCCGCCGGCCGAGTGA
- a CDS encoding ABC transporter permease, whose amino-acid sequence MHRETVEDAAFRAGYLAIMAFMLLPLVVVVVTSFAESGNLVFPPERYSLVHYRAFLEETRWLSAFDNSLLVGVGTTVVATALGVTAAFGHELDDGRTGQVLAPLVLVPLLIPPIVLGISMRVYFVRTGLEASYLSIILAHTLWATPLVYFVMRSVFSRYDWQLLDAATDLGAGPIQSFVYAVLPNVKHGIFVGALLAFIVSLQEFVMALFLSSHSTETIPVVAWTTLRQSLDPMVSVVSTFLILISLLAIVVAAIATNLNWLSKQLS is encoded by the coding sequence ATGCATAGAGAGACCGTCGAAGACGCCGCGTTCCGGGCGGGGTATCTGGCGATCATGGCGTTCATGCTGTTGCCGCTCGTGGTGGTCGTCGTGACCTCCTTCGCGGAGTCGGGGAATCTCGTCTTCCCGCCCGAGCGCTACTCGCTGGTCCACTACCGGGCGTTCCTCGAAGAGACGCGCTGGCTATCGGCGTTCGACAACAGCCTCCTCGTCGGCGTCGGAACGACGGTCGTCGCGACGGCGCTCGGCGTCACGGCCGCCTTCGGACACGAACTCGACGACGGCCGGACCGGGCAGGTGCTCGCGCCGCTCGTCCTCGTGCCGCTGCTGATCCCCCCGATCGTCCTCGGGATCTCGATGCGCGTCTACTTCGTCAGAACCGGGCTCGAGGCCTCGTACCTGAGCATCATCCTCGCGCACACGCTGTGGGCGACGCCGCTCGTCTACTTCGTGATGCGGTCGGTGTTCAGCCGGTACGACTGGCAGCTGCTCGACGCCGCGACGGACCTCGGCGCGGGGCCGATCCAGTCGTTCGTCTACGCCGTCCTTCCGAACGTCAAACACGGGATCTTCGTCGGTGCACTGCTGGCGTTCATCGTCAGCCTCCAGGAGTTCGTGATGGCGCTGTTCCTCTCGAGTCACAGCACCGAGACCATTCCGGTCGTCGCGTGGACGACGCTGCGACAGTCGCTGGATCCGATGGTCAGCGTCGTCTCGACGTTCCTGATCCTGATCTCGCTGCTCGCCATCGTCGTCGCGGCGATCGCGACGAACCTGAACTGGCTCTCGAAACAACTCTCCTGA
- a CDS encoding beta-CASP ribonuclease aCPSF1 — MSTVEQQLDDLKAQITSELPSDISVSSVKYEGPELVVYTRDPKKFAQQGDLIRQLASKLRKRITVRPDPSVLSRPEQAREEIMEVIPDEAGVTDLDFHADTGEVVIEAEKPGMVIGRHGSTLREITKNVGWTPEVVRTPPIESSTVSNVRSFLKQERDERRDILEKVGRQIHREEMSDDEYVRITTLGCCREVGRASFILSTPETRILIDCGDKPGAEGEVPYLHAPEALGAGPQTIDAVVLTHAHLDHSALIPLLFKYGYDGPIYCTEPTRDMMGLLTLDYLDVAAKEGRSPPYESEQVREAIKHCIPLEYGDVTDIAPDVKLTFHNAGHILGSAVSHFHIGDGLYNVAFSGDIHYDDTRLFNGAVNDFPRVETLVLESTYGGRNDYQTDQEDSERNLKEIINDTYDQGGKVVIPAFAVGRSQEIMLVLEEAMRNGDIPSMPVHLDGMIWEATAIHTTYPEYLRDDLRDRIFHEDENPFLAEEFNHIDGGEEERQDVADGEPCIILSTSGMVTGGPIMSWLSHIGPDPDSTLVFVGYQAQGTLGRRIQNGWDEIPTSEVGAMGNGGGRGTLSLNMDVETVDGFSGHADRAGLENFVKTMNPRPEKVLCVHGDERSTQDLSSALYHDFDMRTFAPKNLETFRFL; from the coding sequence ATGAGCACTGTAGAGCAGCAACTCGACGATCTCAAAGCACAGATCACGAGCGAGTTACCGAGCGATATCTCGGTCTCCTCGGTGAAGTACGAAGGCCCCGAACTGGTGGTCTACACGCGCGACCCGAAGAAGTTCGCCCAGCAGGGCGATCTCATTCGGCAGCTCGCGAGCAAGCTTCGAAAGCGGATCACCGTTCGACCCGACCCAAGCGTCCTCTCGCGGCCCGAGCAGGCCCGCGAGGAGATCATGGAGGTCATCCCCGACGAAGCGGGGGTCACCGACCTCGACTTCCACGCCGACACCGGCGAGGTCGTCATCGAGGCGGAAAAGCCGGGGATGGTGATCGGCCGTCACGGGTCGACGCTCCGCGAAATAACGAAGAACGTCGGCTGGACGCCCGAAGTCGTCCGCACGCCGCCGATCGAATCCTCGACCGTCTCGAACGTTCGCAGCTTCCTCAAGCAGGAGCGCGACGAGCGCCGGGATATCCTCGAGAAGGTCGGCCGACAGATCCACCGCGAGGAGATGTCCGACGACGAGTACGTCCGCATCACCACGCTTGGCTGCTGTCGCGAGGTCGGCCGCGCCTCCTTCATTCTCTCGACGCCCGAGACGCGAATCCTCATCGACTGCGGCGACAAACCCGGCGCGGAGGGCGAAGTGCCCTACCTCCACGCGCCCGAGGCGCTCGGCGCTGGACCACAGACCATCGACGCGGTCGTCCTCACCCACGCCCACCTCGACCACTCCGCGCTGATCCCGCTGCTGTTCAAGTACGGCTACGACGGTCCGATCTACTGCACCGAGCCCACGCGGGACATGATGGGGCTGCTGACGCTCGACTACCTCGACGTCGCCGCCAAGGAGGGCCGGAGCCCGCCCTACGAGAGCGAGCAGGTCCGCGAAGCGATCAAACACTGCATTCCCCTGGAGTACGGCGACGTCACCGACATCGCGCCGGACGTCAAACTCACGTTCCACAACGCCGGTCACATTCTCGGCTCGGCCGTCTCGCACTTCCACATCGGCGATGGCCTCTACAACGTCGCCTTCTCCGGTGACATTCACTACGACGACACCCGCCTGTTCAACGGTGCCGTCAACGACTTCCCGCGAGTCGAGACGCTCGTCCTCGAGTCGACCTACGGCGGCCGCAACGACTACCAGACCGATCAGGAGGACTCCGAACGGAACCTCAAGGAGATCATCAACGACACCTACGACCAGGGCGGCAAGGTCGTCATTCCGGCCTTCGCGGTGGGTCGCTCCCAGGAGATCATGCTCGTCTTGGAGGAGGCGATGCGAAACGGCGATATCCCGTCGATGCCGGTTCACCTGGACGGGATGATCTGGGAAGCGACGGCGATCCACACCACCTACCCCGAGTACCTCCGCGACGATCTGCGCGACCGGATCTTCCACGAGGACGAGAACCCGTTCCTCGCCGAGGAGTTCAACCACATCGACGGCGGCGAGGAGGAGCGACAGGACGTCGCCGACGGCGAGCCCTGTATCATCCTCTCGACCTCCGGGATGGTCACTGGCGGCCCGATCATGTCCTGGCTCTCCCACATCGGCCCCGATCCGGACTCGACGCTCGTCTTCGTCGGCTACCAGGCGCAGGGTACCCTCGGCCGACGCATTCAGAACGGCTGGGACGAGATCCCCACCAGCGAAGTCGGTGCCATGGGCAACGGCGGCGGCCGCGGGACCCTCTCGCTGAACATGGACGTCGAAACCGTCGACGGCTTCTCCGGCCACGCCGACCGCGCCGGCCTCGAGAACTTCGTCAAGACGATGAACCCGCGGCCCGAGAAGGTGCTCTGTGTCCACGGCGACGAGCGCTCCACGCAGGACCTCTCGTCGGCGCTCTACCACGACTTCGACATGCGCACCTTCGCGCCGAAGAACCTCGAGACCTTCCGCTTCCTTTGA